The DNA segment AGAATCACAAAAAAACACCTGCGACCAAGAAGTCCCCTGGCCGCAGGATATTATTTTTACTTTGATATGATAATAGTACCAGAAGTACCGTCGATAGTAACCTCATTAGCTTGACTGAGCTCTTCCATAGCTGGCTCATCGACACATACGACTGGCATTTCTTTTTTATAAAATTCGCGCATGACCAATGGACCAGTAAGAAGAACTGTATTAGTACGAAGGTTTACTAAAGCTTTGGGAGCCTTACCGACACGAGCTAGCTCTAACAAGACTAAGCCCGCCCCACTTGATCCCTTGCCAAAAGGAAACACAAGAATTTTGTTAGCCATACACTGACCACATTGATCGCTCAACGGATCTAAAATAATACCTGTTTTGGGATCAACACCACCAATGAAGCTAAGTGGCTTCCGAGAAAACAATACTTCGCCTGTAACTTTCCCTTTGATTACTGCGTCACATTTGATGGTGGTTAATGCCATGATCTTGCACTCCTATGCAGTTTTCCAGCAATAGCTGTTTCAACACAATCTTCAAGACTTCCGTATACAGGCTTGATCCCACTATAAGAAAAACAGTAAGTGCTGAATTTCCCAGAGTTGCTCATGATGCCGTTGAAATTC comes from the Halodesulfovibrio marinisediminis DSM 17456 genome and includes:
- a CDS encoding aconitase X swivel domain-containing protein, which translates into the protein MALTTIKCDAVIKGKVTGEVLFSRKPLSFIGGVDPKTGIILDPLSDQCGQCMANKILVFPFGKGSSGAGLVLLELARVGKAPKALVNLRTNTVLLTGPLVMREFYKKEMPVVCVDEPAMEELSQANEVTIDGTSGTIIISK